One Ooceraea biroi isolate clonal line C1 chromosome 6, Obir_v5.4, whole genome shotgun sequence genomic window carries:
- the LOC105276539 gene encoding phosphatidate phosphatase LPIN1 — protein MYSMNYIAKIISNFRLFYNEINAATLTGAIDVIVVEQPDGSFTCSPFHVRFGKLGVLRSRAKVVDIEINGEPREIHMKLGDSGEAFFVEEVHSNGSPTDAEIPPHLACSPIPDDNCFPPAKFNLLSDLPPEQREKILIDSVLSIEREKWEQMSALPPDQREKFLIEQFSDLPAEHREKWLQIASLTAKERDEMFKESFGTISTEQKQQMIREQYSALKTEDKEKLFKENFPELSVEQRQNFEKALLSDWKEKNEKWEESDLKNEDEDEIFDMDAINDEQPKSVVSCPKSFVAVTSTERIRKISVVKNDFRPITDDPQSSSKEKSSDESNSCSSKKNSKEEIIEEIKNNNSTKRKRKRKSIMKKKGSQRKTSNGSSSQTEMSETDAVVTEESVSETGITPVIEIEKKNSIVEHVPSSQDMLEKRPETDFHFFSDSEVTKNKDSRPSSPVQSDTEFEMRKITQDDNEREDDKDHQQSWRWGELPSPPPEPAHMSHRNSLSSVTTANQPNKDAQRSMLSGMFSFMKKTSRVRHNPESEGIYLSDLNADELDPEVAALYFPSSHRGPTVAKDRKAVDEEDTESGNGPSLPQSPNSVEGAIGGPKSLDSDFEEPKHTIFDNNVEMSMSLCGGLDNENGPSIEAFRENLLHFEDVSADPKLYENPNLVVKINGKFYNWATACPIVMTYAIFQRHLPQNTIENLYAQYVSLPMHEDKKERQSTGGKPESRSGYSSWFSWRRSTQPSKKPQDITAADGVIVQTSEQSLETKTTNEEIAINKEMKIPQPTDCSNPIEMMETRLATAPDETTMLTKTEKTREGEGEGYSGGEDSDSNQNEPAGIKIPMERRSYYESTEKYRKTLRLSSEQIASLGLMDGANEVVFSVTTAYQGTKRCKCHIYKWRWDDKIVISDIDGTITKSDVLGHILPIVGKDWAQSGVAQLFSKIKDNGYKLLYLSARAIGQAGGTREYLRNLRQGDLTLPEGPLLLNPTSLILAFHREVIEKKPEEFKISCLKDIQTLFPEGSKPFYAGYGNRINDVWAYRAVGIPIMRIFTINYRGELKHELTQTFQSSYSNMSFIVDHVFPTWREDATDEFSNFAYWRDPIPELPKLEDLLQAQAQVT, from the exons ATGTACAGTATGAACTATATCGCTAAGATCATCAGTAACTTCCGCCTCTTCTATAACGAGATCAACGCCGCGACCCTCACCGGCGCGATCGACGTCATTGTCGTTGAACAGCCAGACGGTTCTTTTACCTGCTCGCCCTTCCATGTCCGTTTCGGCAAGCTTGGTGTACTTCGTTCCAGAGCAAAAGTG GTGgacattgaaataaatggagAGCCCAGGGAGATTCATATGAAACTTGGAGATTCCGGTGAGGCTTTCTTCGTAGAAGAAGTTCACTCAAATGGATCTCCAACGGACGCAGAAATCCCACCGCACTTGGCATGTTCGCCTATACCCGATGACAATTGCTTTCCACCAGCAAAATTCAATCTTTTATCAGATCTACCACcggaacagagagagaaaattctcATAGATTCGGTTCTCTCGATAGAACGGGAGAAATGGGAGCAAATGTCCGCCTTGCCACCCGATCAACGAGAAAAGTTTCTAATAGAACAGTTCTCGGATCTTCCCGCGGAACATCGTGAGAAATGGCTTCAGATCGCTTCGCTAACCGCGAAGGAGCGAGATGAGATGTTCAAGGAAAGTTTTGGTACTATATCTACAGAACAGAAGCAGCAAATGATCAGGGAACAGTATTCCGCCTTGAAGACAGAGGATAAGGAGAAACTGTTCAAGGAGAACTTCCCTGAACTCTCGGTCGAACAGAGACAGAACTTTGAAAAAGCTCTGCTAAGCGATTGGAAGGAGAAAAATGAGAAGTGGGAAGAGAGCGATCTGAAAAATGAAGATGAAGATGAGATATTTGACATGGATGCGATCAACGACGAGCAACCGAAATCCGTAGTCTCTTGCCCAAAGTCTTTCGTAGCTGTCACCTCGACCGAGAGAATTCGCAAAATCAGTGTGGTGAAGAATGATTTCCGACCGATTACCGACGATCCTCAAAGCAGCAGCAAAGAAAAGTCAAGTGACGAATCGAACTCGTGTTCTAGCAAGAAGAATTCGAAGGAAGAGattattgaagaaataaaaaataacaactCAACCAAGAGAAAGCGTAAAAGGAAGAGCATTATGAAGAAAAAGGGCTCGCAGAGGAAAACTAGTAATGGCAGCAGCAGTCAGACAGAAATGAGCGAGACTGATGCAGTTGTCACGGAAGAATCGGTTAGTGAAACG GGGATCACGCCAGTCATAGAGATTGAAAAGAAGAACAGTATCGTGGAACACGTGCCATCTTCTCAGGACATGCTTGAGAAACGACCCGAAACCGATTTTCACTTCTTCAGCGACTCAGAAGTTACAAA GAATAAGGATTCGAGACCAAGTTCACCCGTTCAATCGGACACGGAATTTGAAATGCGCAAGATCACGCAGGATGACAACGAGAGAGAAGACGATAAGGATCATCAGCAGAGCTGGAGATGGGGCGAGTTACCGAGTCCACCTCCAGAGCCGGCGCATATGTCGCACAGGAACTCGTTGAGTTCCGTAACGACAGCTAATCAGCCGAACA AAGATGCGCAACGATCTATGCTCAGTGGCATGTTCTCCTTTATGAAGAAGACTTCTCGCGTAAGACACAATCCGGAATCGGAAGGAATTTACCTTAGTGATCTTAATGCCGACGAACTGGACCCTGAAGTTGCCGCTCTGTACTTTCCCTCTTCGCATCGAGGCCCGACAGTGGCTAAAG ATAGAAAAGCAGTGGACGAGGAAGATACCGAATCGGGTAACGGACCGAGTTTACCTCAAAGTCCAAATAGTGTCGAAGGAGCGATCGGTGGGCCAAAGTCGCTGGACAGTGATTTTGAAGAACCAAAGCACACCATTTTCGATAATAACGTAGAAATGAGCATGTCCCTGTGTGGTGGCTTGGACAACGAGAATGGACCGTCTATCGAGGCTTTCCGCGAAAACTTGCTCCATTTCGAGGACGTTTCTGCTGATCCAAAACTATATGAAAATCCAAATTTGGTCGTGAAAATTAATGGGAAATTCTATAATTGGGCTACGGCCTGTCCGATCGTGATGACTTATGCCATTTTCCAAAGGCATTTGCCGCAAAACACAATCGAGAATCTATATGCGCAGTACGTGTCGTTGCCAATGCACGAGGACAAAAAAGAGCGTCAGAGCACCGGCGGCAAGCCCGAGAGTCGCAGCGGATACAGTTCGTGGTTCTCGTGGAGGCGTTCTACGCAACCTTCTAAAAAACCGCAGGACATAACTGCAG CCGACGGAGTTATCGTGCAGACATCCGAGCAGTCTTTAGAAACCAAGACAACGAACGAAGAAATAGCCATTAACAA AGAAATGAAAATTCCACAACCCACAGACTGCTCAAATCCGATAGAAATGATGGAAACAAGATTGGCAACCGCGCCCGATGAAACTACTATGCTCACCAAGACTGAGAAAACACGCGAGGGAGAAGGTGAGGGGTATAGCGGCGGTGAAGACTCCGACAGTAATCAAAATGAACCGGCGGGTATTAAAATACCGATGGAGAGAAGATCGTATTACGAATCCACGGAGAAGTATCGTAAGACTTTGCGACTGTCATCCGAGCAAATA gCGAGTCTCGGTCTAATGGATGGCGCTAACGAAGTAGTCTTCAGCGTAACCACTGCTTATCAGGGCACAAAACGCTGCAAGTGTCACATCTACAAGTGGAGATGGGACGACAAGATCGTTATATCCGATATTGATGGCACCATTACGAAATCCGACGTCCTGGGTCACATTCTACCGATAGTCGGCAAAGATTGGGCCCAATCAGGGGTCGCTCAGCTGTTCAGCAAGATCAAGGATAACGGCTATAAGTTGTTGTACCTTTCGGCGAGGGCAATCGGCCAGGCTGGAGGTACCCGAGAATACCTGAGGAATTTGAGGCAAGGGGATCTGACGCTGCCAGAGGGCCCGTTACTTCTCAACCCCACAAGTTTGATCTTGGCGTTTCATCGCGAAGTGATCGAGAAGAAACCGGAAGAGTTCAAGATATCTTGTCTGAAAGATATTCAGACGTTATTTCCAGAAGGGTCTAAGCCATTTTACGCAGGATACGGCAATCGAATAAAC GACGTGTGGGCGTATCGAGCAGTCGGCATTCCTATAATGCGGATCTTTACCATAAACTATCGAGGTGAATTGAAGCATGAATTGACGCAAACATTCCAATCTTC ATATTCAAACATGAGTTTCATCGTTGATCATGTATTCCCGACGTGGCGAGAAGACGCAACTGACGAATTCAGTAACTTTGCGTACTGGCGGGATCCGATACCGGAATTGCCGAAACTCGAGGACCTTCTTCAGGCTCAAGCTCAAGTTACCTAA